In Calypte anna isolate BGI_N300 chromosome 28, bCalAnn1_v1.p, whole genome shotgun sequence, a single window of DNA contains:
- the TM6SF2 gene encoding transmembrane 6 superfamily member 2 isoform X3 has protein sequence MASSPALWSSTSERKSYRNLGLFWLGSLVMSITVFLLGNLIGKYSSELSPALLLNLPYILIPLWAGGRLFQQPKTPPSFSPEKVAEEQSKRLYQRPQDLGLILLLLLTIAFTFFRGMVVLDCPADSCFEYIYQREPYLRDPVAYPKVQMLIYLFYILPFFCLGIYGLVLPGCSWLPDWSLVVAGAVAQAQFSHLGSSLHPRTPFPYQTPEDVWWSFLITNLLYALGPQLLAYRCLHCPAFFLPSPPATLLPSKKHQ, from the exons ATGGCTTCATCTCCGGCTTTGTGGAGTTCTACATCAGAGAG aaagagcTACAGGAACCTGGGGCTCTTCTGGCTGGGCTCCCTGGTAATGAGCATCACTGTCTTCCTGCTGGGGAATCTGATAG ggaaaTACAGCTCggagctcagccctgccctccTGCTCAACCTGCCCTACATCCTCATCCCCCTCTGGGCCGGGGGGAGGCTTTTCCAGCAGCCCAAAACTCCGCCGAGCTTCAGCCCTGAGAAG GTTGCAGAGGAGCAAAGCAAACGCCTGTACCAGCGGCCACAGGACCTGGGGCTgatcctgctcctgctcctcaccatTGCCTTCACCTTTTTCAGGGGGATG GTGGTTCTAGACTGTCCAGCTGACTCCTGCTTTGAGTACATCTACCAGCGGGAGCCTTACCTGCGCGACCCTGTCGCTTACCCCAAGGTGCAG ATGCTGATTTACCTGTTCTACATCCTCCCCTTCTTCTGCCTTGGAATCTACGGACTGGTGCTGCCcggctgctcctggctgcccGACTGGAGCTTGGTGGTTGCCGGGGCCGTGGCTcag gctCAGTTCTCCCATTTGGGATCCTCGCTGCACCCCCGCACCCCCTTCCCCTACCAGACCCCCGAAGATGTTTGGTGGAGCTTCCTCATCACCAACCTCCTCTATGCTCTGGGACCTCAGCTCCTGGCCTATCGCTGCCTGCACTGCCCTGCCTTCTTCCTGCCCTCCCCCCCTGccaccctcctgcccagcaAGAAGCACCAGTGA
- the TM6SF2 gene encoding transmembrane 6 superfamily member 2 isoform X2, producing MQLPGVQLPGVLVPSLLAIPVALGTNAATTLAESPLVLVLTGLLLLLGLISIIFITGGSHCQDPLFCVFVLLSFTSVVDLVISLEEDGFISGFVEFYIREGEPHLRTAHGIMICYWDGIVHYGLYLTMIVAIGQRKSYRNLGLFWLGSLVMSITVFLLGNLIGKYSSELSPALLLNLPYILIPLWAGGRLFQQPKTPPSFSPEKVVLDCPADSCFEYIYQREPYLRDPVAYPKVQMLIYLFYILPFFCLGIYGLVLPGCSWLPDWSLVVAGAVAQAQFSHLGSSLHPRTPFPYQTPEDVWWSFLITNLLYALGPQLLAYRCLHCPAFFLPSPPATLLPSKKHQ from the exons ATGCAGCTCCCGGGGGTGCAGCTCCCGGGGGTCCTGGTCCCCTCCTTGCTGGCCATCCCCGTGGCCTTGGGCACCAACGCTGCGACCACCTTGGCAGA GAGCCCACTGGTGCTGGTGCtcacagggctgctgctgctcctcggtctcatctccatcatcttcatcaCTGGAGGAAGCCACTGCCAGGACCCCCTTTTCTGCG TGTTCGTGCTGCTCTCCTTCACCTCGGTGGTGGATTTGGTGATCTCCTTGGAGGAGGATGGCTTCATCTCCGGCTTTGTGGAGTTCTACATCAGAGAG gGTGAGCCCCACCTGCGGACGGCCCACGGGATCATGATCTGTTACTGGGATGGCATCGTCCACTACGGACTCTACCTCACTATGATCGTGGCCATTGGGCAGAG aaagagcTACAGGAACCTGGGGCTCTTCTGGCTGGGCTCCCTGGTAATGAGCATCACTGTCTTCCTGCTGGGGAATCTGATAG ggaaaTACAGCTCggagctcagccctgccctccTGCTCAACCTGCCCTACATCCTCATCCCCCTCTGGGCCGGGGGGAGGCTTTTCCAGCAGCCCAAAACTCCGCCGAGCTTCAGCCCTGAGAAG GTGGTTCTAGACTGTCCAGCTGACTCCTGCTTTGAGTACATCTACCAGCGGGAGCCTTACCTGCGCGACCCTGTCGCTTACCCCAAGGTGCAG ATGCTGATTTACCTGTTCTACATCCTCCCCTTCTTCTGCCTTGGAATCTACGGACTGGTGCTGCCcggctgctcctggctgcccGACTGGAGCTTGGTGGTTGCCGGGGCCGTGGCTcag gctCAGTTCTCCCATTTGGGATCCTCGCTGCACCCCCGCACCCCCTTCCCCTACCAGACCCCCGAAGATGTTTGGTGGAGCTTCCTCATCACCAACCTCCTCTATGCTCTGGGACCTCAGCTCCTGGCCTATCGCTGCCTGCACTGCCCTGCCTTCTTCCTGCCCTCCCCCCCTGccaccctcctgcccagcaAGAAGCACCAGTGA
- the HAPLN4 gene encoding hyaluronan and proteoglycan link protein 4 translates to MRPHSPWAAGPAVLLLLAGVLATNTVPRGRKKVVHVMEGDSGAVVVQTAPGKVVTHRGGTIILPCRYHYDVSAHDPAEIRLKWTKVTEPMAFVDVFVALGKARRAFGTYRGRTALQEDGFGDASLIIRNVTLQDYGRYECEVTNELEDDTGMVKLDLEGVIFPYHPRLGRYTLNFHEAQQACLEQDGILASHDQLHQAWLEGMDWCNAGWLEDGSVQYPISRPREECGRKDTPVGVRNYGYRHKESEHYDAFCFTSNLNGKVYFLKTFRKLSYSEAVQACKNNGAAVAKVGQLYAAWKLQLLDRCEAGWLEDGSIRYPIVNPRARCGGREPGVRNLGFPDKKYKLFGVYCYKKAGEATPEKAGGHSNRV, encoded by the exons ATGCgtccccacagcccctgggctgctggcccggcagttctgctgctcctggccgGTGTCCTGGCCACCAACACAGTGcccaggggaaggaagaaagtggTGCATGTCATGG AGGGTGATAGTGGGGCCGTGGTGGTGCAGACAGCCCCGGGGAAGGTGGTGACACACCGAGGTGGCACCATCATCCTGCCCTGTCGCTACCACTACGACGTCTCCGCCCACGACCCGGCCGAGATCCGCCTGAAATGGACCAAAGTGACAGAACCTATGGCTTTCGTGGACGTCTTCGTGGCCCTGGGCAAGGCTCGCCGGGCTTTCGGAACCTACCGGGGACGGACGGCCCTGCAGGAGGATGGTTTTGGGGACGCCTCTCTCATTATCCGAAATGTCACCCTGCAAGACTACGGCCGCTACGAGTGCGAGGTCACCAACGAGCTGGAAGATGACACGGGAATGGTCAAGCTGGACTTGGAAG gTGTGATTTTCCCCTACCACCCCCGCCTGGGACGCTACACCCTGAACTTCCACGAGGCTCAGCAGGCgtgcctggagcaggatgggaTCCTGGCTTCCCACGACCAGTTGCACCAAGCCTGGCTGGAGGGGATGGACTGGTGCAACGCGGGCTGGCTGGAGGACGGTTCGGTCCAATACCCCATCTCCCGCCCCCGGGAGGAATGCGGCCGCAAGGACACCCCGGTGGGGGTCCGGAACTACGGTTACCGGCACAAAGAGAGCGAACACTACGACGCCTTCTGCTTCACCTCCAACCTCAACG GCAAAGTCTACTTCTTGAAGACCTTCCGCAAACTCAGCTACTCCGAGGCGGTTCAGGCTTGTAAGAACAACGGGGCTGCGGTGGCCAAGGTTGGGCAGCTCTACGCCGCCtggaagctgcagctcctggatcGCTGCGAGGCGGGATGGTTGGAGGACGGGAGCATCCGCTACCCCATCGTCAATCCCCGCGCCCGCTGCGGGGGTCGCGAACCTGGGGTCCGCAACCTCGGCTTCCCCGATAAGAAGTACAAGCTTTTTGGGGTCTATTGTTACAAAAAAGCCGGGGAAGCAACCCCGGAGAAAGCGGGGGGGCATTCCAATCGGGTGTGA
- the TM6SF2 gene encoding transmembrane 6 superfamily member 2 isoform X1, with amino-acid sequence MQLPGVQLPGVLVPSLLAIPVALGTNAATTLAESPLVLVLTGLLLLLGLISIIFITGGSHCQDPLFCVFVLLSFTSVVDLVISLEEDGFISGFVEFYIREGEPHLRTAHGIMICYWDGIVHYGLYLTMIVAIGQRKSYRNLGLFWLGSLVMSITVFLLGNLIGKYSSELSPALLLNLPYILIPLWAGGRLFQQPKTPPSFSPEKVAEEQSKRLYQRPQDLGLILLLLLTIAFTFFRGMVVLDCPADSCFEYIYQREPYLRDPVAYPKVQMLIYLFYILPFFCLGIYGLVLPGCSWLPDWSLVVAGAVAQAQFSHLGSSLHPRTPFPYQTPEDVWWSFLITNLLYALGPQLLAYRCLHCPAFFLPSPPATLLPSKKHQ; translated from the exons ATGCAGCTCCCGGGGGTGCAGCTCCCGGGGGTCCTGGTCCCCTCCTTGCTGGCCATCCCCGTGGCCTTGGGCACCAACGCTGCGACCACCTTGGCAGA GAGCCCACTGGTGCTGGTGCtcacagggctgctgctgctcctcggtctcatctccatcatcttcatcaCTGGAGGAAGCCACTGCCAGGACCCCCTTTTCTGCG TGTTCGTGCTGCTCTCCTTCACCTCGGTGGTGGATTTGGTGATCTCCTTGGAGGAGGATGGCTTCATCTCCGGCTTTGTGGAGTTCTACATCAGAGAG gGTGAGCCCCACCTGCGGACGGCCCACGGGATCATGATCTGTTACTGGGATGGCATCGTCCACTACGGACTCTACCTCACTATGATCGTGGCCATTGGGCAGAG aaagagcTACAGGAACCTGGGGCTCTTCTGGCTGGGCTCCCTGGTAATGAGCATCACTGTCTTCCTGCTGGGGAATCTGATAG ggaaaTACAGCTCggagctcagccctgccctccTGCTCAACCTGCCCTACATCCTCATCCCCCTCTGGGCCGGGGGGAGGCTTTTCCAGCAGCCCAAAACTCCGCCGAGCTTCAGCCCTGAGAAG GTTGCAGAGGAGCAAAGCAAACGCCTGTACCAGCGGCCACAGGACCTGGGGCTgatcctgctcctgctcctcaccatTGCCTTCACCTTTTTCAGGGGGATG GTGGTTCTAGACTGTCCAGCTGACTCCTGCTTTGAGTACATCTACCAGCGGGAGCCTTACCTGCGCGACCCTGTCGCTTACCCCAAGGTGCAG ATGCTGATTTACCTGTTCTACATCCTCCCCTTCTTCTGCCTTGGAATCTACGGACTGGTGCTGCCcggctgctcctggctgcccGACTGGAGCTTGGTGGTTGCCGGGGCCGTGGCTcag gctCAGTTCTCCCATTTGGGATCCTCGCTGCACCCCCGCACCCCCTTCCCCTACCAGACCCCCGAAGATGTTTGGTGGAGCTTCCTCATCACCAACCTCCTCTATGCTCTGGGACCTCAGCTCCTGGCCTATCGCTGCCTGCACTGCCCTGCCTTCTTCCTGCCCTCCCCCCCTGccaccctcctgcccagcaAGAAGCACCAGTGA